A genomic region of Enterococcus sp. 12C11_DIV0727 contains the following coding sequences:
- a CDS encoding DNA-directed RNA polymerase subunit beta, which translates to MSSTRYIIVTLLKVLVVISLVIILFVAGTMIGYGVIGGGNPKDVFKEEIWAHILDFFK; encoded by the coding sequence ATGAGTTCGACACGCTATATTATAGTGACTTTGTTGAAAGTTTTAGTAGTGATTTCTTTAGTGATCATCTTATTTGTGGCTGGTACAATGATCGGCTATGGGGTGATTGGTGGAGGGAATCCAAAAGATGTGTTCAAAGAAGAAATTTGGGCTCATATTCTAGACTTTTTTAAATAG
- a CDS encoding 3D domain-containing protein has translation MKRKWLAILFIITCFITGSVIPVYAAENKSSDIKSLTDYTIVPEYKTKKLSSSMIYSITDGKAFQLVKSDILNKEKIAKEQAEKAKAEADKKEQLAKQKAESEQKQAELAKQTAESSKPSGQKLIMEATAYSCNEGFIGGGNLTAMGQDLRVDPMAIAVDPSVIPLGTKLHVEGYGEAIASDTGGAIKGNIIDLHFSDVAQCINWGRRQVEVTILS, from the coding sequence ATGAAGCGAAAATGGTTAGCGATTTTATTTATCATTACCTGCTTTATTACGGGATCAGTTATTCCTGTATACGCAGCTGAAAATAAGAGCAGTGACATCAAGAGTTTGACAGATTATACAATTGTACCAGAATATAAAACCAAAAAATTATCAAGCTCAATGATCTATTCAATAACGGATGGAAAAGCATTTCAATTAGTAAAGTCTGATATTTTAAATAAAGAAAAGATAGCAAAAGAACAAGCTGAGAAAGCCAAAGCGGAAGCTGACAAAAAAGAGCAACTTGCAAAACAAAAGGCTGAATCTGAACAAAAACAAGCCGAATTGGCAAAACAAACAGCCGAAAGTAGCAAACCCAGTGGTCAAAAGCTGATCATGGAAGCAACAGCCTATTCTTGTAATGAAGGGTTTATCGGTGGGGGCAATCTAACCGCAATGGGGCAAGACCTACGTGTAGACCCAATGGCAATTGCAGTAGATCCTAGCGTGATCCCTTTAGGTACAAAGCTACATGTTGAAGGTTATGGCGAAGCGATTGCTAGTGATACGGGTGGTGCTATCAAAGGGAATATTATTGACCTCCACTTTTCTGATGTAGCTCAATGTATCAATTGGGGCCGCAGACAAGTAGAAGTAACGATTTTATCGTAA
- the murA gene encoding UDP-N-acetylglucosamine 1-carboxyvinyltransferase: MEQIIVHGGNQLKGTVKIEGAKNAVLPILAATLLAEEGTTTLNNVPILSDVFTMNQVIKHLNVDIDFNEEENQVTIDATKPLGIEANYEYVSQMRASIVVMGPLLARNGHAKVAMPGGCAIGKRPIDLHLKGFQALGAKIIQKNGYIEAIADELIGNTIYLDFPSVGATQNIMMAAVKAKGMTVIENVAREPEIVDLANVLNKMGAKIVGAGTETMRIEGVTKLHAVEHSIVQDRIEAGTFMVAAAMTEGDVLIEEAIPEHNRPLISKLTEMGAVIREERGGLRVIGPKVIKPTDIKTLPHPGFPTDMQAQMTAMQMVAEGSSVVTETVFENRFQHLEEMQRMNADVKIDGNIAIINGTQALQGASVEATDLRAAAALILVGLRASGITRVSHLEYLDRGYYKFHEKLQKLGAKVERINDEKVVEKKMSTVN; this comes from the coding sequence ATGGAACAGATCATTGTTCATGGTGGTAACCAATTAAAAGGAACTGTGAAAATCGAAGGGGCTAAAAATGCAGTATTGCCAATTTTAGCAGCAACCCTTTTAGCTGAAGAAGGAACAACAACTTTAAATAATGTACCGATTCTTTCTGATGTTTTTACAATGAACCAAGTTATCAAACACTTAAATGTCGATATTGATTTTAATGAAGAAGAAAACCAAGTCACAATAGATGCAACTAAGCCTTTGGGCATCGAAGCAAATTATGAGTATGTTAGTCAAATGAGAGCGTCAATCGTTGTTATGGGGCCTCTATTGGCTCGTAATGGTCATGCCAAGGTTGCAATGCCTGGTGGCTGTGCCATTGGTAAACGACCAATTGATTTGCATTTGAAAGGCTTCCAAGCTCTAGGTGCAAAAATCATTCAAAAAAATGGCTATATTGAAGCTATTGCGGATGAATTGATCGGTAATACGATTTATTTAGATTTCCCAAGTGTAGGTGCTACTCAAAATATTATGATGGCAGCTGTCAAAGCTAAAGGAATGACAGTTATCGAAAACGTTGCAAGAGAACCTGAAATCGTTGATTTAGCGAATGTTCTTAATAAAATGGGTGCTAAAATTGTCGGTGCTGGTACTGAAACGATGCGTATCGAGGGTGTGACTAAACTTCACGCTGTTGAACATTCCATCGTTCAAGATCGTATTGAAGCTGGAACATTCATGGTTGCAGCTGCGATGACTGAAGGCGATGTGTTGATTGAAGAAGCAATTCCTGAACATAATCGTCCACTTATTTCAAAATTAACTGAAATGGGTGCTGTTATTCGCGAAGAACGAGGCGGGTTACGTGTCATTGGACCTAAAGTGATTAAACCAACTGACATTAAAACATTGCCTCATCCGGGCTTCCCTACAGATATGCAAGCGCAAATGACTGCGATGCAAATGGTAGCAGAAGGATCAAGTGTTGTAACTGAAACTGTATTTGAGAATCGTTTCCAACATTTAGAAGAGATGCAACGTATGAATGCCGATGTTAAGATAGACGGAAATATTGCTATCATCAACGGCACTCAAGCATTACAAGGTGCGTCGGTAGAAGCGACTGATTTACGTGCAGCAGCAGCGTTGATCTTAGTTGGACTACGAGCTAGTGGGATTACACGTGTGTCCCATTTAGAATATTTAGATCGTGGTTATTATAAATTCCATGAAAAACTTCAAAAATTAGGAGCAAAAGTGGAACGTATCAACGACGAAAAAGTTGTAGAAAAGAAAATGTCTACAGTTAATTAA
- a CDS encoding DUF1146 family protein: MQFFGIDAVIRIICHMMFIYVTFWSMQSIRIEQFFKAHQTSQVRLLIVLLSIVIGYTVSSFFLEFLALCRNLFIVFFP; this comes from the coding sequence ATGCAATTTTTTGGTATTGATGCAGTGATTCGGATCATTTGTCATATGATGTTTATTTATGTTACTTTTTGGTCGATGCAATCGATCAGGATAGAGCAGTTTTTTAAAGCTCATCAAACCTCTCAGGTGCGGTTGTTGATCGTACTATTATCAATCGTTATTGGCTATACGGTAAGCTCATTTTTCTTAGAGTTTCTGGCATTATGCCGTAATTTATTTATTGTTTTTTTTCCATAA
- a CDS encoding PTS glucitol/sorbitol transporter subunit IIA: MKATVTEIGASALDEKEPMIILFGESATEGLKEYSVIQQFQEIPSLNMKKGDLLKIDKQDYTIQYVGPFANDNLNSIAHVTLVFADVPEEDAIVNGLYLDPSAFPTIKVGSIIEYASLGV, translated from the coding sequence ATGAAAGCTACAGTGACAGAAATCGGTGCTAGTGCATTAGATGAAAAAGAACCGATGATTATACTTTTTGGTGAAAGTGCTACAGAAGGCTTAAAAGAATATTCAGTGATTCAACAATTTCAAGAAATACCCTCATTGAACATGAAAAAAGGGGATTTATTAAAGATCGACAAACAAGACTATACAATTCAATATGTAGGACCGTTTGCTAACGATAACTTGAATAGCATTGCTCATGTAACGCTAGTTTTTGCTGATGTACCTGAAGAGGATGCTATTGTGAATGGCTTATACCTTGATCCTAGCGCATTTCCAACAATCAAAGTTGGATCAATCATTGAGTATGCATCGCTTGGAGTGTGA